The following proteins come from a genomic window of Mariniflexile sp. TRM1-10:
- a CDS encoding ABC-three component system protein, whose amino-acid sequence MSFLHDATPTWNGFNYQGKIALLVVLDKLIELKKNGDSIDEFHLELEWLEDFSIKKNNDYISIHQVKNYGDNNLNSYDEALLSLLCKSLNTFTTNELTQVITQKGLTKEEKSNLAIEIYNELNNAKISLFDCTQIDESSLLNFSFPNKLENKFKDHTKVLFRLKEVIKHYVAIAQNCTNLENSYIHVAEEVTDFTMDNIKNLTLIIESSICKNINFETALKQIKLYKYDHNIFNCTNDDLESFLILRLKNLISILEPHYKPDFWKIQDVYLAKVICMLSAHIDKHVNKRHQAIREKKTDKIDSIKFTDFVQIISENHNQSDDYDAFILKDIYTKSLEEFLNEKIEDDEICKYLIKVSDFHLKTYSGKSLIEFCQKIAPQTKNLSIKSSLLEDSGIRNSFFEFFSKCGNDKGVDICFQNADNESCVVTTIHETNFNPAREQSIYNRIKANSKQIPYNFNVESFAGCIGKGNGGKKFNEVLSNQTKAPLVSKIIPLEKIMVSQNFKIIDINDLIDKLK is encoded by the coding sequence ATGAGCTTTTTACACGATGCAACTCCAACATGGAATGGATTCAATTATCAGGGTAAAATTGCGCTATTAGTAGTTCTCGATAAACTAATAGAATTAAAAAAAAATGGTGATTCTATAGATGAATTTCATCTAGAGCTAGAATGGCTCGAAGACTTTTCGATAAAGAAAAACAATGATTACATCTCTATACACCAAGTCAAAAATTATGGAGATAATAATCTAAATAGTTATGACGAAGCTTTGCTTAGTTTACTATGTAAATCATTGAACACTTTCACAACAAATGAACTTACGCAAGTTATAACACAGAAAGGACTCACAAAAGAAGAGAAATCCAATTTGGCAATCGAAATTTATAACGAGCTTAATAACGCTAAAATTTCACTCTTTGATTGTACACAAATAGACGAAAGCTCTTTATTAAACTTTTCATTTCCTAATAAATTAGAAAACAAATTTAAAGATCATACAAAAGTACTTTTTCGCCTAAAGGAAGTCATAAAGCACTATGTTGCTATTGCTCAAAATTGCACTAACCTTGAAAACTCATACATACATGTCGCAGAAGAAGTTACTGACTTTACAATGGATAACATAAAAAATCTTACATTAATAATTGAATCGAGCATATGCAAAAATATTAATTTTGAAACCGCATTAAAACAAATTAAATTATATAAATATGATCACAATATCTTTAATTGTACAAATGATGATTTAGAGTCTTTTTTAATTCTACGCTTAAAAAATTTAATATCCATTCTTGAACCACATTATAAACCGGATTTTTGGAAAATACAAGATGTCTATTTGGCTAAAGTTATTTGTATGCTTTCTGCACATATTGATAAACATGTCAATAAAAGACATCAAGCAATTAGAGAAAAAAAAACGGACAAAATTGATTCTATAAAATTTACTGATTTTGTACAAATTATAAGTGAAAATCATAATCAGTCAGATGACTATGATGCATTTATTTTAAAAGATATTTACACGAAATCTCTAGAAGAATTTTTAAATGAGAAAATTGAAGATGATGAAATCTGTAAATATTTAATTAAAGTTTCAGATTTTCATTTAAAGACATATTCTGGTAAAAGTTTAATTGAATTTTGTCAAAAGATTGCTCCACAAACAAAAAATCTTAGTATTAAGTCAAGTTTATTAGAAGATTCTGGTATTCGTAATTCATTCTTTGAATTTTTTAGTAAATGTGGAAACGATAAGGGAGTTGATATTTGCTTTCAAAATGCTGATAACGAATCGTGCGTAGTGACAACTATCCATGAAACAAATTTTAATCCAGCTAGAGAGCAATCAATTTACAATCGTATAAAAGCTAATTCTAAACAAATACCTTATAATTTCAATGTGGAATCTTTCGCAGGTTGTATTGGAAAAGGAAATGGAGGAAAAAAATTTAATGAAGTACTCTCAAATCAAACAAAAGCACCACTAGTTTCAAAAATAATCCCACTAGAAAAAATAATGGTTTCTCAAAACTTTAAAATCATTGACATTAACGATCTAATTGACAAATTAAAATGA